From Aspergillus fumigatus Af293 chromosome 3, whole genome shotgun sequence, a single genomic window includes:
- a CDS encoding putative ABC multidrug transporter: MEDQGHLPSEPRALFDRRDDTDSTNTALDETDLSRTPLQDTSHTPHAEDWSLMPDLKKQHDRNVASGFRRRELGVTWKNLSVDVVSADAAINENVLSQFNIPQHIRESRNKAPLRTILHESHGCVKPGEMLLVLGRPGSGCTTLLRMLSNHRLGYKAIRGDVRFGSLTPEEASKYRGQIVMNTEEELFFPTLTVAQTLDFATRLKVPFNLPDGVTSPEAFRQETREFLLKSMGISHTSDTKVGNEYVRGVSGGERKRVSIIECLATRGSVFCWDNSTRGLDASTALEWAKAVRAMTDVFGLSSIVTLYQAGNGIYDLFDKVLVLDEGKQIYYGPMSQARPFMEEQGFVCREGSNVADFLTGVTVPTERKIRPGYENRFPRNADELLAAYEKSPIRAQMAIEYDYPDTESTRERTEEFKLGVLDEKAKRLSKNSPFTVDFLQQVKACIIRQYQIIWTDKATFAIKQISTVIQALVAGSLFYNAPDNSGGLFIKSGALFFSLLYNSLLAMSEVTDSFSGRPVLIKHKYFAFFHPAAFCIAQIAADIPVLLFQISMFAVVVYFMVGLTTSAGAFFSYWIIIFVATMVMTALFRAIGALFSTFDGASKVSGFLISALIMYCGYLEPYHAMHPWFIWIYWINPLAYAFDALLSIEFHNKIIPCVGNNLVPFGPGYDDTTFQSCAGVGGAVRGMTYVTGDQYLASLTYSYSHVWRNFGILWAWWALFVAVTIIATSRWKSAAEAGNSLLIPRETVAKHHAVVRKDEEAQLNEKAGHKGTGTDSEAQSNVDQHLVRNTSVFTWKNLTYTVKTPSGDRVLLDNVYGWVKPGMLGALMGSSGAGKTTLLDVLAQRKTDGTIRGSIMVDGRPLPVSFQRSAGYCEQLDVHEPFATVREALEFSALLRQPRHIPREEKLKYVDVIIDLLELHDLEHTLIGRVGAGLSVEQRKRVTIGVELVSKPSILIFLDEPTSGLDGQSAFNTVRFLRKLADVGQAVLVTIHQPSAQLFAEFDTLLLLAKGGKMVYFGDIGDNAQTVKDYFARYGAPCPANVNPAEHMIDVVSGHLSQGRDWNQVWLESPEHSSASRELDSIISEAASKPPGTVDDGYEFAMPLWEQTKIVTQRMSTSLYRNCDYIMNKIALHIGSALFNGFSFWMIGDSVADMQLKLFTIFNFIFVAPGVINQLQPLFIERRDIYDAREKKSKMYSWVAFVTALIVSEFPYLCVCAVLYFVCWYYTVGFPSDSDKAGAIFFIMLCYEFLYTGIGQFIAAYAPNATFAALTNPLILGTLVSFCGVLVPYAQIQAFWRYWIYWLNPFNYLMGSMLVFSVFDTDVKCKEGEFAVFDTPNGTTCADYLSTYLQGVGSRANLVNPEATSGCRVCQYRYGSDYLYTINLKDYYYGWRDTAIVCIFVLSSYALVYALMKLRTKASKKAE, translated from the exons ATGGAGGACCAAGGCCATCTACCGTCTGAGCCAAGAGCGCTCTTCGACAGGCGAGATGATACAGACAGCACCAACACTGCTCTCGATGAGACCGATCTGTCGCGTACTCCTCTTCAGGACACCTCCCACACCCCTCACGCCGAAGACTGGAGTTTGATGCCTGACCTCAAGAAACAGCATGACCGGAATGTAGCGTCGGGTTTTCGACGTCGCGAACTTGGCGTAACTTGGAAGAATCTGAGCGTGGACGTCGTCAGCGCAGATGCCGCCATCAACGAGAACGTTTTGTCTCAATTCAACATTCCTCAGCATATTCGAGAATCCCGTAACAAGGCTCCTTTGCGGACAATTCTTCACGAAAGCCATGGCTGCGTCAAACCGGGAGAgatgcttcttgttcttggtcGTCCCGGCTCCGGCTGTACAACCCTGCTCAGGATGCTTTCTAACCATCGACTCGGCTACAAGGCAATTCGGGGAGACGTTCGTTTTGGATCGCTTACTCCCGAGGAAGCCTCCAAATACCGGGGCCAAATCGTTATGAAcaccgaggaggaactgTTCTTCCCAACTTTGACCGTTGCACAGACACTGGATTTTGCAACCCGACTTAAAGTTCCCTTTAACCTCCCCGATGGTGTTACTTCACCGGAAGCTTTTCGCCAGGAAACCCGCGAATTCTTGCTCAAGTCCATGGGCATCTCTCATACTTCGGATACGAAAGTCGGCAATGAGTACGTGAGAGGCGTCAGTGGTGGTGAGCGGAAACGTGTGTCCATCATCGAATGTCTTGCGACTCGTGGCTCCGTCTTCTGCTGGGATAACAGTACTCGAGGCCTGGACGCCAGTACTGCTCTTGAATGGGCGAAAGCTGTCCGTGCGATGACTGACGTTTTTGGATTGTCATCAATCGTGACCCTTTATCAAGCAGGAAACGGCATCTATGACCTTTTTGATAAAGTTCTGGTTCTGGATGAGGGCAAGCAAATTTACTATGGTCCAATGTCGCAGGCACGACCTTTCATGGAGGAGCAAGGCTTCGTTTGCCGTGAAGGATCGAACGTGGCAGACTTTTTGACTGGTGTTACTGTCCCAACTGAGCGTAAAATCCGACCAGGATACGAAAATCGCTTCCCGCGCAACGCGGATGAGCTTCTGGCCGCTTATGAGAAGTCGCCCATCCGAGCCCAGATGGCGATCGAATATGACTACCCTGATACTGAGTCGACTCGGGAGCGGACGGAGGAATTCAAACTTGGAGTTCTTGATGAGAAAGCTAAACGCTTGTCGAAGAACAGCCCATTTACCGTCGACTTTCTGCAACAGGTCAAAGCATGCATTATCCGTCAGTACCAGATTATCTGGACCGACAAGGCGACATTTGCTATCAAGCAAATCTCTACTGTGATTCAAGCACTCGTCGCTGGTTCCCTGTTCTATAATGCTCCAGACAACTCCGGTGGCTTATTCATCAAGTCTGGTGCCCTGTTCTTCTCGTTGTTATACAACAGCCTGCTCGCCATGTCAGAGGTTACGGATTCCTTCAGCGGTCGACCAGTCCTGATCAAGCACAAATATTTCGCTTTCTTCCATCCGGCTGCATTCTGCATTGCACAGATTGCTGCCGATATTCCGGTTCTTCTGTTCCAGATCAGCATGTTTGCGGTCGTTGTCTACTTCATGGTAGGCCTTACCACGTCAGCAGGGGCCTTTTTCTCTTACTGGATCATCATTTTTGTGGCTACTATG GTCATGACCGCATTGTTCCGTGCCATCGGAGCGCTTTTCTCTACCTTTGACGGAGCCTCCAAAGTTTCCGGCTTCTTGATCAGCGCGTTAATCATGTACTGCGGCTATCTGGAACCTTACCATGCGATGCACCCATGGTTCATCTGGATATATTGGATTAATCCCTTGGCATATGCCTTTGACGCGTTGCTCTCCATCGAGTTCCACAACAAGATCATTCCATGCGTTGGCAATAACCTGGTGCCTTTCGGACCTGGATATGACGATACTACGTTCCAGTCTTGCGCTGGTGTAGGTGGTGCGGTCCGTGGAATGACCTATGTGACTGGCGATCAATACTTGGCTTCCCTTACCTACTCTTACTCGCATGTCTGGAGGAACTTTGGTATTCTCTGGGCCTGGTGGGCGCTTTTCGTCGCGGTGACCATCATCGCTACGTCGCGTTGGAAGTCTGCCGCGGAAGCTGGCAACTCGCTACTGATCCCCCGTGAAACGGTGGCGAAACACCACGCTGTGGTCcgcaaggacgaggaagcaCAGCTTAATGAGAAGGCTGGCCACAAAGGCACCGGCACCGACTCTGAAGCCCAAAGCAATGTCGATCAGCATCTGGTTCGGAACACGTCGGTCTTTACATGGAAGAATCTTACGTATACTGTCAAGACTCCGTCAGGCGATCGTGTTCTGCTGGACAACGTTTACGGTTGGGTCAAGCCCGGCATGTTGGGCGCTCTGATGGGATCCTCCGGTGCCGGCAAAACCACCCTTTTGGATGTCTTGGCTCAGCGTAAAACCGACGGTACTATTCGAGGATCGATCATGGTTGACGGGCGCCCGTTGCCCGTTTCCTTCCAGAGATCCGCAGGTTACTGTGAGCAGCTCGACGTGCATGAACCTTTCGCTACTGTTCGGGAGGCCCTGGAGTTCTCGGCCTTGCTTCGTCAACCGCGCCATATCCCAAGAGAGGAGAAGTTGAAATACGTGGACGTCATCATCGATTTACTTGAGTTGCACGACCTTGAGCACACTCTTATTGGCCGAGTGGGTGCAGGATTAAGCGTCGAGCAGCGCAAGCGAGTCACCATTGGTGTGGAGCTCGTCTCAAAGCCGAGCATTCTAATTTTCCTGGATGAACCTACATCTGGCCTCGACGGTCAATCCGCCTTCAACACTGTCCGTTTCTTACGGAAGCTCGCCGATGTAGGCCAGGCGGTTCTTGTGACGATTCATCAGCCTTCTGCACAGTTGTTCGCTGAATTCGATaccctgttgctgttggccAAAGGCGGCAAGATGGTCTACTTTGGTGACATCGGCGACAATGCACAAACAGTGAAGGACTATTTCGCTCGATATGGCGCTCCATGCCCTGCCAACGTCAATCCTGCTGAGCATATGATTGACGTGGTCTCCGGTCATTTGTCTCAGGGACGTGATTGGAACCAGGTTTGGCTCGAGTCTCCGGAGCACAGCAGTGCCTCTCGCGAACTCGACAGCATTATCAGCGAAGCAGCCTCCAAGCCCCCTGGTACTGTCGACGACGGCTATGAATTTGCCATGCCGCTCTGGGAGCAAACAAAGATCGTCACACAGAGAATGTCAACTTCGCTGTACAGAAATTGTGACTACATCATGAATAAGATCGCGCTGCACATCGGATCGGCTCTATTCAACGGCTTCTCATTCTGGATGATTGGCGACAGCGTGGCTGACATGCAACTTAAACTCTTCACCATTTtcaacttcatcttcgtcgcccCCGGTGTCATCAACCAGCTTCAGCCTCTATTCATCGAACGCCGCGACATCTACGACgcaagagagaagaaatccaagatGTACTCCTGGGTCGCTTTCGTCACCGCCCTGATCGTCTCCGAGTTCCCTTATCTCTGCGTCTGCGCCGTCCTATACTTCGTCTGCTGGTACTACACCGTCGGATTCCCCAGCGACTCCGACAAAGCCGGCGCAATATTCTTCATCATGCTCTGCTACGAGTTCCTCTACACG GGAATCGGCCAATTCATCGCCGCCTACGCCCCAAACGCCACCTTTGCCGCCCTAACCAAccccctcatcctcggtacTCTGGTTTCCTTCTGCGGTGTTCTCGTTCCCTATGCCCAGATCCAGGCTTTCTGGCGGTACTGGATCTACTGGCTCAACCCCTTCAACTATCTCATGGGCAGCATGCTGGTCTTCTCCGTGTTCGACACAGATGTCAAATGCAAGGAGGGAGAGTTCGCGGTTTTCGATACGCCGAACGGCACGACTTGCGCCGATTACCTGTCGACGTATCTGCAGGGGGTCGGGTCCCGGGCGAATCTCGTCAATCCTGAGGCGACCTCTGGCTGCCGGGTTTGTCAGTATCGGTATGGAAGCGACTATCTGTATACTATCAACTTGAAGGATTATTACTATGGCTGGCGGGATACTGCTATTGTTTGCATTTTCGTCCTCAGTTCGTATGCTCTCGTGTACGCGCTGATGAAGCTGCGGACCAAGGCTTCTAAGAAGGCAGAGTGA